The following coding sequences are from one Saccharomyces cerevisiae S288C chromosome X, complete sequence window:
- a CDS encoding gag protein (Retrotransposon TYA Gag gene co-transcribed with TYB Pol; translated as TYA or TYA-TYB polyprotein; Gag is a nucleocapsid protein that is the structural constituent of virus-like particles (VLPs); similar to retroviral Gag) produces the protein MATPVRGETRNVIDDNISARIQSKVKTNDTVRQTPSSLRKVSIKDEQVRQYQRNLNRFKTILNGLKAEEEKLSEADDIQMLAEKLLKLGETIDKVENRIVDLVEKIQLLETNENNNILHEHIDATGTYYLFDTLTSTNKRFYPKDCVFDYRTNNVENIPILLNNFKKFIKKYQFDDVFENDIIEIDPRENEILCKIIKEGLGESLDIMNTNTTDIFRIIDGLKKQI, from the coding sequence ATGGCGACCCCAGTGAGGGGTGAAACAAGAAATGTTATTGACGACAACATTTCTGCGCGGATTCAATCGAAAGTCAAAACAAATGATACTGTCAGACAGACGCCATCATCATTAAGAAAAGTTTCTATTAAAGATGAACAGGTGAGacaatatcaaagaaactTAAATAGGTTTAAAACCATACTAAATGGTTTAAAGgcagaagaggaaaaactTTCTGAGGCTGATGATATTCAGATGCTagctgaaaaattattaaaacTCGGAGAAACCATTGACAAGGTTGAGAATAGGATTGTGGATCTAGTTGAAAAGATACAATTATTGGAAACAAACGAGAACAATAATATATTACATGAACATATAGATGCTACAGGGACTTACTATTTATTCGATACGTTAACTTCAACCAACAAAAGATTCTACCCTAAGGATTGTGTTTTTGATTATAGGACTAATAATGTCGAGAACATTCCTATTCTCTTaaacaattttaaaaaattcatcaagaaatatcaatttgatgatgtctttgaaaatgatatcATAGAAATCGATCCTCgtgaaaatgaaatctTGTGCAAGATAATCAAAGAAGGACTCGGTGAAAGTTTAGATATCATGAACACAAATACAACTGACATTTTTAGGATAATCGATGgtttaaaaaaacaaatatag
- a CDS encoding uncharacterized protein (hypothetical protein; may interact with ribosomes, based on co-purification experiments; YJL118W is a non-essential gene; deletion enhances the toxicity of heterologously expressed human alpha-synuclein) yields the protein MASCFSVSLLARVAVVEPIRVQLWLNVVNCMIESSMHQCPPRDRHFFSSSRPILLIRRSVSTVYRFVASRTTQVLRAAKTVVKWFIIVDPLINSILINYLIDRLCTLGHAVLRVKKRKTEERQPCSPIIQHTHVKRRKRPRLRIVAIKRKRRRRRPHRIERPLSNMYPIMEIQMVAVPLALPSPTALVHYQQQQQQLPQHHPWYDLSLSEEALSTCCCS from the coding sequence ATGGCTTCATGcttttcagtttcattattggCACGAGTAGCAGTCGTTGAGCCCATCAGAGTGCAACTTTGGTTAAATGTCGTAAATTGTATGATTGAATCATCCATGCACCAATGTCCTCCACGGGATCGccactttttttcttcatcacgCCCCATTTTGTTGATCCGACGTTCTGTATCAACTGTATACAGATTCGTTGCTTCTCGCACCACACAGGTTTTACGTGCGGCCAAGACCGTTGTCAAGTGGTTCATTATTGTCGACCCACTGATAAATTCTATTCTAATCAATTATCTCATTGATAGGCTCTGCACTCTTGGGCATGCTGTATTGCGAGTGAAAAAGCGCAAGACCGAGGAGAGACAACCCTGTTCTCCCATTATACAACACACACACGTTAAGAGACGCAAACGGCCTCGTCTGAGGATCGTAGCCATCAAGAGGAAGCGGAGGCGTCGAAGACCACATCGCATCGAGCGTCCACTCTCAAATATGTACCCAATAATGGAAATCCAGATGGTGGCTGTTCCACTTGCTCTTCCCAGTCCAACTGCACTGGTGCATTatcagcagcagcaacagcagctCCCGCAACATCATCCCTGGTACGACCTCTCGCTTTCTGAAGAAGCCCTCTCGACCTGCTGTTGTAGTTGA
- the LSM1 gene encoding Lsm1p (Lsm (Like Sm) protein; forms heteroheptameric complex (with Lsm2p, Lsm3p, Lsm4p, Lsm5p, Lsm6p, and Lsm7p) involved in degradation of cytoplasmic mRNAs; also enters the nucleus and positively regulates transcription initiation; unlike most Sm-like proteins, Lsm1p requires both its SM-domain and C-terminal domain for RNA-binding; binds to mRNAs under glucose starvation, most often in the 3' UTR; forms cytoplasmic foci upon DNA replication stress), translating to MSANSKDRNQSNQDAKRQQQNFPKKISEGEADLYLDQYNFTTTAAIVSSVDRKIFVLLRDGRMLFGVLRTFDQYANLILQDCVERIYFSEENKYAEEDRGIFMIRGENVVMLGEVDIDKEDQPLEAMERIPFKEAWLTKQKNDEKRFKEETHKGKKMARHGIVYDFHKSDMY from the coding sequence ATGTCTGCAAATAGCAAGGACAGAAATCAGTCCAATCAGGATGCGAAGCGACAACAGCAGAATTTCCCAAAGAAGATTTCAGAAGGTGAGGCCGATTTATATCTCGACCAGTATAACTTCACTACCACCGCTGCTATTGTAAGCTCAGTAGACCGTAAAATCTTCGTTCTTTTGCGTGATGGAAGAATGCTATTCGGTGTACTAAGAACCTTTGACCAATATGCAAATTTGATACTTCAAGATTGCGTGGAGAGAATATATTTTAGcgaagaaaacaaatacGCTGAAGAAGACCGCGGCATATTCATGATTCGTGGTGAAAATGTTGTCATGTTAGGCGAAGTAGACATCGATAAAGAAGATCAACCCCTTGAGGCCATGGAACGCATACCATTTAAGGAGGCTTGGCTGACcaagcaaaaaaatgatgagaaaagGTTTAAAGAGGAAACCCAcaaaggtaaaaaaatggcCCGCCATGGTATCGTTTACGATTTCCATAAATCTGACATGTActaa
- the RPE1 gene encoding ribulose-phosphate 3-epimerase RPE1 (D-ribulose-5-phosphate 3-epimerase; catalyzes a reaction in the non-oxidative part of the pentose-phosphate pathway; mutants are sensitive to oxidative stress): MVKPIIAPSILASDFANLGCECHKVINAGADWLHIDVMDGHFVPNITLGQPIVTSLRRSVPRPGDASNTEKKPTAFFDCHMMVENPEKWVDDFAKCGADQFTFHYEATQDPLHLVKLIKSKGIKAACAIKPGTSVDVLFELAPHLDMALVMTVEPGFGGQKFMEDMMPKVETLRAKFPHLNIQVDGGLGKETIPKAAKAGANVIVAGTSVFTAADPHDVISFMKEEVSKELRSRDLLD; encoded by the coding sequence atggtCAAACCAATTATAGCTCCCAGTATCCTTGCTTCTGACTTCGCCAACTTGGGTTGCGAATGTCATAAGGTCATCAACGCCGGCGCAGATTGGTTACATATCGATGTCATGGACGGCCATTTTGTTCCAAACATTACTCTGGGCCAACCAATTGTTACCTCCCTACGTCGTTCTGTGCCACGCCCTGGCGATGCTAGCAACACAGAAAAGAAGCCCACTGCGTTCTTCGATTGTCACATGATGGTTGAAAATCCTGAAAAATGGGTCGACGATTTTGCTAAATGTGGTGCTGACCAATTTACGTTCCACTACGAGGCCACACAAGACCCTTTGCATTTAGTTAAGTTGATTAAGTCTAAGGGCATCAAAGCTGCATGCGCCATCAAACCTGGTACTTCTGTTGACGTTTTATTTGAACTAGCTCCTCATTTGGATATGGCTCTTGTTATGACTGTGGAACCTGGGTTTGGAGGCCAAAAATTCATGGAAGACATGATGCCAAAAGTGGAAACTTTGAGAGCCAAGTTCCCCCATTTGAATATCCAAGTCGATGGTGGTTTGGGCAAGGAGACCATCCCGAAAGCCGCCAAAGCCGGTGCCAACGTTATTGTCGCTGGTACCAGTGTTTTCACTGCAGCTGACCCGCACGATGTTATCTCCTTcatgaaagaagaagtcTCGAAGGAATTGCGTTCTAGAGATTTGCTAGATTAG
- the ALB1 gene encoding Alb1p (Shuttling pre-60S factor; involved in the biogenesis of ribosomal large subunit; interacts directly with Arx1p; responsible for Tif6p recycling defects in absence of Rei1p): MPSKNSINRPKLTSNLHHKVHSLNKKRAQRERAGLLKPARSSVNSKSGEIKSVALDLYFQNKKNESQNSTAVTLQNASSSPASITTRTLSKKRAKKIERNLKYATQRKLLVDASAKLEDEMDIDLDGGKKVKENEKKSSLTLVKEALWSVIDDTASQGLIIENGQGTTLGGPFFP, encoded by the coding sequence ATGCCTTCTAAAAACTCCATCAACAGACCTAAGCTGACTTCAAATTTGCACCACAAGGTGCACTCTttaaataagaaaagagcTCAAAGAGAAAGAGCTGGTCTCTTGAAGCCAGCTAGATCCAGCGTAAATTCGAAATCTGGGGAAATAAAATCAGTAGCGTTGGACCTATACTTccaaaacaagaagaacgAAAGTCAGAATTCCACTGCTGTGACATTACAAAATGCTTCATCTTCTCCGGCCTCCATCACCACGAGGACACTTTCCAAAAAGAGAGCTAAGAAAATCGAGAGAAACTTAAAATATGCTACACAGAGAAAATTATTGGTTGACGCAAGCGCTAAGCTAGAAGACGAAATGGATATTGATCTAGATGGCGGTAAGAAAGTGAAAGagaatgaaaagaagagtTCTTTGACTTTGGTTAAGGAAGCCTTATGGAGTGTCATTGACGATACTGCATCCCAGGGATTGATCATCGAAAACGGACAAGGCACCACCCTGGGCGGCCCATTTTTCCCATGA
- the NCA3 gene encoding SUN family protein NCA3 (Protein involved in mitochondrion organization; functions with Nca2p to regulate mitochondrial expression of subunits 6 (Atp6p) and 8 (Atp8p) of the Fo-F1 ATP synthase; SWAT-GFP, seamless-GFP and mCherry fusion proteins localize to the vacuole; member of the SUN family; expression induced in cells treated with the mycotoxin patulin; NCA3 has a paralog, UTH1, that arose from the whole genome duplication) — MKISAALILSSLSSVAFSAPAPAPADSHHEDHHKDEKPAVVTVTQYIDSNAATSTVESAATTTTLSSSEKDTSEQKRDGGFQDGTVKCSDFPSVNGIVSLDWLGFGGWASVMDMDANTSSECKDGYYCSYACEPGMSKTQWPSDQPSDGKSVGGLYCKNGYLYRTNTDTSDLCSTDETSAKAINKKSDSIALCRTDYPGSENMVIPTVVDGGDSQPISVVDEDTYYQWQGKKTSAQYYINNAGVSAEDGCIWGTSGSDVGNWAPLVLGAGSTNGETYLSLIPNPNSNQAANFNVKIVASDGANVQGSCAYEDGSFTGDGSDGCTVSVLSGSAEFVFY; from the coding sequence atgaaaatttcCGCAGCTTTAATATTGTCTTCCCTTTCTTCTGTCGCATTTTCTGCCCCTGCACCTGCTCCAGCGGACAGTCACCATGAAGATCATCACAAAGATGAAAAACCAGCGGTTGTCACTGTCACTCAATACATAGATTCCAATGCCGCTACTAGTACTGTAGAATCTGCTGCTACTACCACTACATTGTCCTCATCTGAGAAGGATACCTCTGAACAGAAGCGTGATGGCGGATTCCAAGATGGTACTGTCAAATGTTCGGACTTCCCTTCTGTAAACGGTATAGTTTCCTTGGACTGGCTAGGATTTGGTGGATGGGCCTCTGTCATGGACATGGATGCCAACACTTCGTCCGAATGTAAGGATGGCTACTACTGTTCTTATGCATGTGAACCTGGAATGTCAAAGACTCAATGGCCTTCTGACCAACCAAGCGATGGTAAATCTGTTGGTGGTCTTTACTGTAAAAATGGTTACTTGTACCGTACCAACACTGATACCAGCGATTTATGTTCTACGGATGAAACATCTGCTAAGGCCATTAACAAAAAGTCTGACTCCATTGCTCTATGTAGGACGGATTACCCAGGATCAGAAAACATGGTGATTCCCACAGTGGTTGATGGTGGAGATTCACAACCAATTTCAGTCGTTGATGAAGACACTTATTATCAATGGCAGGGTAAAAAGACTTCTGCTCAGTACTATATTAACAACGCCGGTGTATCTGCAGAAGATGGGTGCATTTGGGGTACTTCTGGTTCGGATGTCGGCAACTGGGCTCCACTAGTGTTAGGTGCTGGTTCCACTAATGGAGAAACATACTTGTCGTTGATTCCAAACCCCAACAGTAACCAAGCTGCCAACTTTAACGTTAAAATAGTTGCATCCGATGGCGCTAACGTTCAGGGCAGCTGTGCGTATGAAGATGGCTCTTTCACCGGAGATGGTTCCGATGGTTGCACAGTTTCTGTTTTATCTGGATCTGCTGAATTTGTTTTCTATTAA
- the ASF1 gene encoding nucleosome assembly factor ASF1 (Nucleosome assembly factor; involved in chromatin assembly, disassembly; required for recovery after DSB repair; role in H3K56 acetylation required for expression homeostasis, buffering mRNA synthesis rate against gene dosage changes in S phase; anti-silencing protein, derepresses silent loci when overexpressed; role in regulating Ty1 transposition; relocalizes to cytosol under hypoxia; growth defect of asf1 null is functionally complemented by either human ASF1A or ASF1B): MSIVSLLGIKVLNNPAKFTDPYEFEITFECLESLKHDLEWKLTYVGSSRSLDHDQELDSILVGPVPVGVNKFVFSADPPSAELIPASELVSVTVILLSCSYDGREFVRVGYYVNNEYDEEELRENPPAKVQVDHIVRNILAEKPRVTRFNIVWDNENEGDLYPPEQPGVDDEEEEDDEEEDDDEDDEDDEDDDQEDGEGEAEEAAEEEEEEEEKTEDNETNLEEEEEDIENSDGDEEEGEEEVGSVDKNEDGNDKKRRKIEGGSTDIESTPKDAARSTN; encoded by the coding sequence ATGTCAATTGTTTCACTGTTAGGCATCAAAGTCTTAAACAACCCGGCAAAGTTCACTGATCCATATGAGTTTGAAATCACTTTTGAATGCTTAGAATCTTTAAAACATGACTTAGAGTGGAAACTAACCTATGTTGGGTCCTCTCGTTCTCTAGACCATGACCAGGAATTGGATTCCATTCTGGTAGGCCCCGTTCCCGTAGGTGTTAATAAATTTGTGTTTTCTGCTGACCCTCCCTCCGCCGAGCTGATTCCTGCGAGTGAATTGGTTAGTGTGACTGTTATTCTATTAAGTTGTTCTTATGACGGGAGAGAGTTTGTTAGGGTCGGTTACTACGTGAATAATGAGtacgatgaagaagagttaAGAGAAAATCCGCCAGCAAAGGTACAAGTAGATCATATTGTAAGAAATATACTGGCTGAAAAGCCAAGGGTAACAAGGTTTAACATTGTTTgggataatgaaaatgaagggGATTTATACCCACCTGAACAGCCCGGCGtagatgatgaagaggaggaggacgatgaagaagaagatgacgatgaagatgatgaagacgacgaagatgacgatCAAGAAGATGGAGAGGGAGAGGCGGAAGAAGCGGCagaggaggaagaagaggaggaagagaAGACTGAAGACAACGAAACGAAtcttgaagaagaggaggaagacATAGAAAATAGTGACGGcgatgaggaagaaggagaagaagaggTGGGGTCTGTAGACAAGAATGAAGATGGTAATGAtaagaagaggaggaaaaTAGAAGGGGGGTCCACGGATATTGAATCCACTCCAAAGGATGCGGCACGTTCAACGAATTAA
- the MTC1 gene encoding DUF5427 domain-containing protein MTC1 (hypothetical protein that may interact with ribosomes; green fluorescent protein (GFP)-fusion protein localizes to the cytoplasm and to COPI-coated vesicles (early Golgi); mtc1 is synthetically lethal with cdc13-1), producing MSENKNSEAEDVFEFLDSLPEAKNGGKMVNTDVKGSQEGVKGGSNSVAGKTGNDGKKGDDDIFEFLEELEKSNLSLTDKKGVEKKAPSESVNNKAQDEKVEESKENKNSEQDAHGKEKEPQQQEKEEEEEEEEEEEEEEEETPLHDPIASISNWWSSSGSAKVSSIWNKTAEQASQIKNRLAQEQLDLTSKINTSTITEIARNLQKIVVGETEEVLRIHLVHDLVNYPSLQYNIESKFDQVLSSQVEGGIRIFVDEWGHPNNNGITPVEKKPSVADGELGNSKKKLQFNLFDGKVTDGEKLAFANLENAVKLFNTAHEEYQKQQKEADATPDDDRSSISSNSNKISDLFISILPIAIPQKQKDADGDFQVTDSNTPGNFNFTLVLKDITNDITTITRSQGFPVKWVNWLEGSVEKTGSTASEERNKSYDQKKQKESEDEDEDDEIIDPSEWVKEWIEDGLSLSFGVMAQNYVIDRMGL from the coding sequence ATGTCTGAAAATAAGAACTCTGAGGCTGAAGACgtatttgaatttttagaTTCTTTGCCAGAAGCAAAGAATGGCGGGAAAATGGTTAATACTGACGTAAAGGGTAGCCAAGAAGGCGTTAAGGGAGGTTCTAATTCTGTGGCGGGCAAGACCGGGAATGATGGAAAGAAAGGTGACGATGATATCTTTGAATTCTTAGAAGAGTTGGAGAAGAGTAACTTAAGCTTAACTGACAAGAAAGGGGTTGAAAAGAAGGCTCCCAGTGAATCAGTTAATAATAAAGCACAAGACGAAAAAGTAGaagaatcaaaagaaaacaaaaattccGAGCAGGACGCTCAcggaaaggaaaaggaacCACAGCAGCAggagaaagaagaagaagaggaggaagaagaagaagaagaagaggaggaggaggagaCCCCATTGCATGACCCAATTGCTTCTATTTCAAACTGGTGGTCCTCCTCTGGATCCGCAAAGGTATCGAGTATTTGGAATAAAACTGCAGAACAAGCATCCCAGATCAAAAACCGACTTGCCCAAGAACAGCTTGATTTGACTTCAAAGATAAACACGAGCACGATTACTGAAATAGCCAGAAACTTACAGAAAATCGTTGTTGGTGAGACTGAAGAGGTGCTGCGAATTCATCTAGTCCATGATTTGGTTAACTATCCCTCATTACAATACAATATTGAAAGCAAGTTTGATCAAGTTCTAAGCTCACAAGTTGAGGGAGGAATCAGAATATTTGTAGATGAATGGGGCCATCCTAACAATAATGGAATTACACCTGTGGAAAAAAAGCCTTCAGTTGCAGACGGTGAGTTAGGCAactctaaaaaaaaattacagtTTAATCTATTCGACGGCAAGGTAACAGACGGTGAGAAACTGGCATTTGCAAACCTGGAAAATGCAGTCAAACTCTTCAATACTGCACATGAGGAATACCAGAAACAACAGAAAGAGGCTGATGCCACTCCAGATGACGATAGGAGTTCTATTAGCAGTAACAGCAATAAAATCAGTGATTTATTCATATCCATCTTACCAATTGCCATTCCgcaaaaacaaaaagatgCCGACGGTGACTTTCAAGTGACCGACTCCAATACGCCAGgcaatttcaatttcaccCTTGTATTGAAAGACATAACTAACGATATTACCACCATAACAAGATCACAAGGATTCCCTGTCAAATGGGTCAATTGGCTAGAAGGATCCGTGGAGAAAACAGGATCAACAGCAAGTGAGGAGAGGAATAAGTCATACgatcaaaagaaacaaaaagaaagtgaagacgaagacgaagacgaTGAGATCATTGATCCTAGTGAATGGGTAAAGGAATGGATCGAAGATGGATTAAGCTTGTCATTTGGGGTCATGGCACAGAATTATGTCATTGACCGTATGGGTCTTTGA
- the PHO86 gene encoding Pho86p (Endoplasmic reticulum (ER) resident protein; required for ER exit of the high-affinity phosphate transporter Pho84p, specifically required for packaging of Pho84p into COPII vesicles; protein abundance increases in response to DNA replication stress): protein MAVQQRKKKEGRKSDKNAPSVPQVDASLDKPLDIDAPPTIYSVNLKPEYGTAALNLSADFIRQEQALANKYLFFHPVILVVLTIGLLIYLTPRIVFPIRNTGSVAGWFYQLARINKKVVLSGLVFTAIGASFLFTLLSRVSDSYFKSKINQLVGSKGEKVFGINLNDLVARHETKDPVVNNTHIIVYRETPIALISLAPNMTLSTDENLVMSVTTVGCRRVYVKSGIIEDLIDWAMLHSKNIRSSGKYGETMKLLIDVYSFDSTLKEILKKKGFTYIQSIRVSENRLLGGLFGVKKELWGLQFHFKAEHKD, encoded by the coding sequence ATGGCGGTtcaacaaagaaagaagaaagaggGTAGAAAGTCCGATAAAAATGCCCCATCGGTCCCACAAGTAGATGCATCATTAGACAAACCACTTGATATTGATGCTCCTCCTACTATTTACAGTGTTAATTTGAAACCAGAATATGGTACAGCTGCATTGAATTTGTCCGCGGATTTCATCAGACAAGAACAGGCATTGGCTAATAAGTATTTGTTCTTCCATCCCGTCATCCTTGTTGTTCTAACCATTGGGCTGCTTATTTACTTGACGCCAAGAATTGTCTTTCCGATAAGGAATACAGGATCCGTTGCTGGATGGTTCTACCAGCTGGCTCGTATTAATAAGAAGGTCGTCCTCAGCGGTTTAGTGTTCACCGCAATTGGTGCATCTTTCTTGTTCACCCTCCTCTCACGTGTATCTGACTCGTATTTCAAGTCGAAGATCAACCAACTTGTTGGTTCTAAAGGTGAGAAAGTTTTCGGCATCaatttgaatgatttgGTGGCAAGACATGAAACAAAGGATCCAGTGGTGAACAATACGCATATCATCGTTTATAGAGAAACGCCCATTGCATTGATTTCGTTAGCCCCTAACATGACATTAAGTACTGATGAAAATTTAGTCATGAGTGTTACTACTGTGGGTTGTCGTCGTGTATATGTAAAAAGTGGCATTATCGAAGATTTGATTGATTGGGCTATGCTACACTCCAAAAATATTAGAAGCAGCGGCAAATACGGGGAGACCATGAAACTCTTGATTGATGTCTACTCATTCGATAGCACGCTTaaggaaattttgaagaaaaaagggtTCACTTATATTCAAAGCATTAGAGTCTCTGAAAATCGACTACTAGGCGGTTTGTTCGGTGTGAAGAAGGAATTATGGGGTTTGCAATTCCATTTTAAAGCCGAACACAAGGACTAG